The following is a genomic window from Flavobacteriales bacterium.
CCGGTGAGCTCCACCACGGGGCCATGGGTGGCGAGCACCGGAAGCAGCGGGCCGATCGGGACGCCCACCGAGGCGGCGGCGATGTGCGTGGGCCGGTCGGCGCCGAGGAAGCCACGGAGCACATGCGCATCGAGGCGGTCGATCCGGGCGAAGCGCAGCACCCGGTCCCCGTGGAACAGGGCGAGCTTCACCCGCGAATTGCCGATGTCGACCACGAGGTCGATGGTGGGTTGGTCCGTGGATCCCATCCTGCTATCTTTGCCGCCCTTGTCCGCCGACCTACAGGCGGAATGCGGACGAAACATAGGGTGCCTTAGCTCAGCTGGTAGAGCAACGGACTGAAAATCCGTGTGTCCCCAGTTCGATTCTGGGAGGCACCACCACCCGGAGGCCGGTCGCAGGACCGGCCTTCGGCGTTCAAGCGGGGTCGTGCGCGGCCAGCCAGCGCCGTAGGGCGGTCAGGTGCTCGGCCTTCAGCGGCTCGCGGTCGCGTTGATTGGTGGCCGTGAAGAAGCGGTGCTCTTCCAGAAAGCGCACCTGGATGCGGTTCCATTCGATCTCGGTGGAGAGCACACCGTAGGCGCGCAGTTCGGCGAAGAGCAACGAGCCGATGCGCTCGAAATCCGAGCGGCCCAGGTAATCCAGGTCCGCGTCGCACAAGATGCGGGACAGGTTATTTTCCGGCCGGTGCAGGATCCGCGTGGCCTGGATCATGGTGCACACGCGCTCCACCTGCACGGTGTCGTAGCCGAATCCGGGCAGGGCGCGGCGTGCGATGGCACAACTGCCGTCCTCGTGCTGAAGGTCCTGCTCGGTGAAGCCCGCATCATGGTACAGAGCGGCCGTCTTCAGCAGCTGCAGGTCCTCCCCTTCCACGCCTTCCTGAGCGGCGATGTCGATCACCGCGGCGTACACATCGAGCGTGTGCTCCAGGCTGTGGTACGTGCGCCGGTCGGGAAGCTCCTCGCGGAGCTTCAGCAGGATGTAGGCTTTGGCGGCCTGGGTATCCATGCGGATGCGGCCAAGATAACGCGCCCTCCGCACCAGTACCTTGGTCCCATGTTCCCGCGAGGCCAACGCCGCACCCTGCTGCTCTTCGGCATCCTGGCGGTGTACATCGTGCTTCAATCGCTGTGGTGGGCCTACCTGCTGGTGCGCAAGGACCAGGAGATGCAGGGCCTGATCGACGCGTTCCACCTGGCCACGGACACCGACAGCGGGCGCGCCGACCGCACCTTCCGCATGGTGGTGGGCGAGGGCGTGGTGTTCCTGGCCCTGCTGATCGCCGCGCTGGTGCTCACCTACCGCGCCATCCGGCGCGACCTGCAGCTGGCCCGCGCCCAGCGCAACTTCCTGCTGGCCGTCACCCACGAGCTGCGCACCCCCATCGCCGGGGCCAAGTTGAACGTGCAGACCCTGCAGCGCCGCACCCTGTCGCCCGAGCAGCGCGAGGCCCTCGCCGCACGCGCCGTCGGCGACCTGGACCGGCTGGCGGCGCTCACCGACAAGGTGCTGTTGGCGGCGCGGGCCGAGGAGACCGACCTGCCCCTGGAGGTGGGCCCGGTGGACGCCGCGGAAGTGCTGCGCCAGGCGGTGGACCAGGCGCGCGGCACCGCCCTCGCCGCGCACACCGTGGAGCTCGACGCCCCGGCGACCCTTACCGTGCAGGCGGAGAACCTGGCCCTGCGGTCGGTGCTGGACAACCTGCTGGAGAACGCCGGCAAGTACACCCCGCCGGGCAGCACGGTGCGCGTGAGCCTGCAGCGGCGCAGCGACGGCGCCGTGCTGGAAGTGGCCGACGAGGGTCCCGGCGTGCCGGAGGAGGAGCGTGAACGCATCTTCCAGCGCCTCTACCGCGGGGGCGACGAGTCCACGCGGCGCACCCAGGGCACCGGCCTCGGCCTCTACATCGCGCGGCGGCTCATGCGGCGCATGGGCGGCACGCTCACGGTCCGCAACGCCCCGCAAGGGGGGGCTATCTTCGCGGCCTCCTTCCCCACCGCCTCCTGATGCCCGCAACCCGCAAGGTCGCCCTGGTCGTGCTCGACGGCTGGGGCATCGGCGCCGGCGACCGCACCGACGCCATCGCCCAGGCCCGCACGCCCCGCTTCCACGAGCTGCTCGCCCACCACCCGCACGCCACCCTGCGCACAGACGGCGAGCATGTGGGCCTGCCCGCCGGCCAGATGGGCAACAGCGAGGTGGGCCACCTCAACATCGGCGCGGGCCGCGTGGTGTACCAGGACCTGCTGCGGGTGGAC
Proteins encoded in this region:
- a CDS encoding HD domain-containing protein, which codes for MDTQAAKAYILLKLREELPDRRTYHSLEHTLDVYAAVIDIAAQEGVEGEDLQLLKTAALYHDAGFTEQDLQHEDGSCAIARRALPGFGYDTVQVERVCTMIQATRILHRPENNLSRILCDADLDYLGRSDFERIGSLLFAELRAYGVLSTEIEWNRIQVRFLEEHRFFTATNQRDREPLKAEHLTALRRWLAAHDPA
- a CDS encoding HAMP domain-containing histidine kinase, with amino-acid sequence MFPRGQRRTLLLFGILAVYIVLQSLWWAYLLVRKDQEMQGLIDAFHLATDTDSGRADRTFRMVVGEGVVFLALLIAALVLTYRAIRRDLQLARAQRNFLLAVTHELRTPIAGAKLNVQTLQRRTLSPEQREALAARAVGDLDRLAALTDKVLLAARAEETDLPLEVGPVDAAEVLRQAVDQARGTALAAHTVELDAPATLTVQAENLALRSVLDNLLENAGKYTPPGSTVRVSLQRRSDGAVLEVADEGPGVPEEERERIFQRLYRGGDESTRRTQGTGLGLYIARRLMRRMGGTLTVRNAPQGGAIFAASFPTAS